ctttaatctcagcaatcaggaggcagaggcatgaggatctcttgagttcgaggccagcctggtctccaaatcgagtgccagaataggctccaaagctacacagagaaaccctgtcttggaaaacaaaacaaaacaaaaatgaccagCTTGGTCCAGCCAACTAGCTTACTTGCCTTATAAGCCTGGGGACCTATGTCTGACCTCTGGAACCTATGGTAGAAGAGACTATGGAAAGTTATCCATTGACTGCCATATGTGTATGGTGTGCTcacacatgtgctcatgtgtgcatgtacacaattataataataattggCTCATCTTGTTGCTTTGCTTAGGACACCTTCCTTTTCCTGCTATGACTCCAGTTGTGATGTGCCTGAGATAGACTCCCAGGGAGCATCTCCAGCCCTTCCCTGGCTGGTTTAGTAGGTCCTTCCTGAACCCTCCATGTCCTGGCCTCAAAAGTTCTCCATACAGTGCCACTACCGTAATCAGATTCCTCAAGTTTCCAGAAGTCATGGTGACACACGCCTagaatccagcacttgggaggtagaggcaggaggatcaggagtttgagaccagcctagattTATGAGACTCTTGCTCAAAAGTTGTTTGGCTGAGCATGTAACCCAGGTAGTGCCCTTCGACATTCACATAAGGCTCTCTTACCTAGGCCAATCCCTTCAAAGAGCGAATCTGCATGGTCTTCTCCACGTCCCCTACCAGAGATAGCCTGAGCTTCGAGGACTTCCTGGACCTCCTGAGTGTCTTCAGCGATACAGCAACCCCAGACATCAAGTCACACTATGCCTTCCGCATCTTTGGTAAGCACTTTGAGAAATGTGGGGCTCCTTCCTACATAGAAAATGGGGGCCAGGCGTGTGCCCGTGGAACAGCTCTTGAGCAGGTCCCTATTGCTCCCTGCTGCCTAGACTTTGATGATGATGGAACCCTGGACAGAGAAGACCTGAGTCAGCTGGTGAACTGCCTCACAGGAGAGGGCGAGGACACTAGGCTCAGTGCTTCTGAGATGAAGCAGCTCATCGACAATGTAAGCTGACTTTCCTAGCTGCACCTGGGCGGTTGGGTGGCAAGGATTGGGACTGAAGCCTAAAGCCCTCCTCTCTCCAGATCCTGGAAGAGTCGGACATTGACAGGGACGGAACCATCAACCTCTCCGAGTTCCAGCATGTTATTTCTCGTTCACCAGACTTTGCCAGGTGTGACAGGCACATCCCTTTGTACTGAGTGCCATCTACTCTGGGCTATTATTACGGGGATGCTTTAGGATGAACTTCAGAGGGGACCCACTAGGGACCTAGCccattctagttttatttttttgagatcatGTAGTTAAGACtgacctgcctctgtttccctatGCACATCACACCTAGCCTAGATGTTGAACTTTTCCGGTCTTCCTTCTTTTACCCCGAGTGCTGGAATGCCTAATTTATGTGGTGCTAAGGGTTGAACGCAGTTTCAAACATgttaggcaagcagtctactgagctacatttccagccctTCAAACAAGGATCTGTGGTGGTgcagatctgtaatcccagcacatagaagGCAAAGACAAAAGAACTGCTGATatgcaaggccagcttgatctacagagtgaattctaggacagctagaactTGTCTCAAGGgggaccaccccccccccaaaaaaagaaaagtcacaggGGAGAGGTGGGTATGATTGGTAAGGTCTGCACCACCCTCTTCTATCAGAAAATACAACTCAGGCTGCAGTATAGATCAGTGGTAGATGGTCCATGTTTAACATGTGTCAGGTCCTGGGTATGATCCCCAGTACTAAACCCAACTCACTCCTTCCTCTTGCAGCTCCTTTAAGATTGTCCTGTGACGGCTTCTGAGCACCAACATCCTGTCCAAAACCTTCCCACTGCTGAGAGGTGGCCAAAGTCACGCCTGCGGTGTCAGGGCCAGCGCTGGCCCAGCCTGGAGAGGGCACTGCAGAGTCTGGCCTCCTGGCAGGGAAGGACCCTGCCCCTTCTCACTGCTGTTGTCATCACTGTTTTTAACTAATCAGTAATAAAGGTTTAGAAATGTTTGACCTTGTACAACATTAACAGGACTGGACTTATAGGAGCTGCTGATCATCCCCACTTTGGAGACACTCAAGTACATTTCCACATGTATGAGAACTTACACAATAACATGCCAAGGAAGTCAGTTTTACCACGTCACTATCTGAAAACTTTAAACACTAAAGAGTTTAAAGCAAAGTCCTaccctggcgttggtggcgcacgcctttaatcacagcacttgggaggcagagacaggcggatctctgagttcgagaccagcctggtctacaagagctagtaccaggacagcctccaatgctacagagaaaccctatctggaacaccgcccccccccccaaaaaaaaatccttccctgTGCCCTGAACTGGTTGCAGAGGAAAGAGATTCACCCTGCTAAGAACCACTCTACTGGGTGATATCAGTCTTTAGAAAAAGACTTGGAACTCCCGAAAAGATGAAACTTGAAAGCAGAgccaggctgggaagatggttcactGGGTTAAGTGTCtgcttcacaagcatgaggacctcagtccagtgctggggaggcagagacaggaggatccctgaggctcactggctgGCCTGTCTATCCTATCCGTGAACTTCAAgctaatgagaccctgtctagagaGGGGAGTGCAGTTTCTAAGGATGACACCCAAGGAcagcctctggtctccacatgtacatacacacgtATTCATATCACACACATAAGGCAAAGTCCCTCAAGAGTCAGGGCCACAGTCAACTATAATTgtcagatttatttaaaaaaagaaagtaaagtgcatcttattaaaaaaaatataaaacccatGTAAATTCAGGGTCCTTGTGATGGGCAGTGTCAGTATCCCTTAAGAGTGACAGGCAGGGGCAGGGTGATGTAGGAGCAGGAGAAGGTAGGGACAGAAGCCCAACTTGGAAGATAGGGctggaggggtgggtggggacaTGGTTCTCTGACCAGGAAAAGGCAGCAGACAACAGTCTTCTGTTGCAAACTCCCCTGGGGTCACTCCCTTGATCTCTTGAGCCCACAGCCTGATACAGGCCTGGTAAGTCCAGGAATTGGGCCCAGGCCCAGGTCTGGTGAGGAGGGCTGCAGAGCCAGCCTTGCCCTCTGTCCCTGAGGTGGTGGGGTGTCAGCGGCCACAGATACGTCCTGGGTTGGCTGGAGCTGGAGCAGGGCCCCGACTCTGCATTGAGAAAAGGGTAGCCCCCGGCAGCAGAGTAAGGCAGAAGGTAGACTAGGC
The DNA window shown above is from Cricetulus griseus strain 17A/GY chromosome 3, alternate assembly CriGri-PICRH-1.0, whole genome shotgun sequence and carries:
- the Cib1 gene encoding calcium and integrin-binding protein 1, whose product is MGGSGSRLSKELLAEYQDLTFLTKQEILLAHRRFCELLPPEHRSVEESLHTRVSFEQILNLPELKANPFKERICMVFSTSPTRDSLSFEDFLDLLSVFSDTATPDIKSHYAFRIFDFDDDGTLDREDLSQLVNCLTGEGEDTRLSASEMKQLIDNILEESDIDRDGTINLSEFQHVISRSPDFASSFKIVL